In the Paramisgurnus dabryanus chromosome 5, PD_genome_1.1, whole genome shotgun sequence genome, one interval contains:
- the pmpca gene encoding mitochondrial-processing peptidase subunit alpha, with translation MAAHMSRLKCWGRVQRYGIAVCRQYSSGSPYPNVSLSTPLTGIPKPVFASVDGHETYETKITTLENGLKVASQNKFGQFCTVGILVNSGSRHEAKYPSGIAHFLEKLAFSSTAQFGSKDEILLTLEKHGGICDCQTSRDTTMYAVSAEVKGLDTVVNLLADAVLQPRLLDEEVEMARMAVRFELEDLNMRPDPEPLLTEMIHAAAYRGNTVGLPRFCSANNVEKIDKKLLLKYLQSYYCPERMVLAGVGIEHEQLVQCARKYLLNVKPVWGTSTPANVDLSVAQYTGGIVKLEKDMSDVSLGPTPIPELTHIMVGLESCSYLEDDFIPFAVLNMMMGGGGSFSAGGPGKGMFTRLYLNVLNRHHWMYNATSYHHSYEDSGLLCIHASADPRQVREMVEIITREFIQMTGTAGEMELERAKTQLKSMLMMNLESRPVIFEDVGRQVLATGKRKLPSELCDLISNVTANDIKRVTTKMLRSKPAVAALGDLTEFPSYEDIQAALSSKDGRLPRIFRLFR, from the exons ATGGCCGCTCACATGTCAAGATTGAAGTGCTGGGGCCGAGTACAGAG GTATGGCATTGCAGTATGTAGGCAGTACAGTAGTGGCAGTCCATATCCAAACGTCTCTCTGTCCACACCGTTAACCGGGATCCCTAAACCTGTATTTGCCTCTGTGGACGGTCATGAGACATACGAGACTAAAATTACCACCTTAGAAAACGGACTTAAAGTTGCATCACAGAACAAATTTGGCCAGTTTTGTACAGTTGGAA TTTTAGTAAACTCAGGCTCACGTCATGAAGCAAAATATCCCAGTGGAATTGCACACTTTCTGGAAAAGCTTGCATTTTCT TCTACAGCCCAGTTTGGAAGTAAAGATGAAATTCTCCTCACTCTTGAAAAACATGGAGGCATATGTGACTGCCAAACTTCAAG GGACACAACAATGTATGCAGTATCAGCTGAAGTAAAGGGTCTGGATACCGTAGTAAACCTGCTGGCAGATGCTGTGCTACAGCCGCGTTTATTAG aTGAGGAGGTGGAGATGGCCAGAATGGCTGTTCGCTTTGAATTAGAGGATTTGAACATGAGACCCGATCCGGAGCCTTTATTAACCGAAATGATACATGCA GCAGCATACAGGGGAAACACTGTGGGTCTTCCTCGCTTCTGCTCTGCTAATAACGTTGAGAAGATCGACAAAAAGTTGCTGCTTAAGTACCTACAGAGCTACTACTGCCCGGAGCGCATGGTGCTGGCGGGGGTCGGGATCGAACATGAACAGCTTGTTCAGTGCGCCAGGAAGTATCTGCTTAATGTTAAACCAGTATGGGGTACGAGCACACCTGCCAACGTCGACTTGTCTGTAGCACAGTACACTGGAGGCATCGTGAAG TTGGAAAAGGACATGTCTGATGTCAGCTTGGGCCCTACGCCAATTCCTGAACTAACACACATTATGGTTGGCTTGGAGAGCTGCTCTTACTTG GAGGACGACTTTATTCCCTTTGCCGTCCTCAATATGATGATGGGCGGAGGTGGGTCTTTTTCTGCCGGAGGTCCAGGAAAAGGCATGTTTACCCGTCTCTACCTTAATGTCCTCAACAG GCATCATTGGATGTACAATGCTACCTCCTACCATCACAGTTATGAAGATAGTGGTTTGCTTTGTATCCATGCAAGTGCAGACCCTCGACAG GTGAGGGAAATGGTGGAGATCATTACACGAGAGTTTATTCAGATGACCGGAACGGCAGGAGAG ATGGAGCTGGAGAGAGCCAAGACGCAACTGAAATCAATGCTCATGATGAACTTAGAATCACGGCCGGTCATCTTCGAAGACGTAGGTCGGCAAGTACTTGCAACGGGGAAAAGAAAACTGCCTAGCGAGCTTTGTGACCTCATCA GTAATGTTACAGCCAATGACATCAAGAGAGTCACAACAAAAATGCTGCGCAGTAAACCTGCAGTCGCCGCGTTGGGAGATCTAACAGAGTTTCCTTCCTATGAGGACATCCAGGCAGCTCTTTCCAGTAAAGATGGACGTCTTCCTCGCATATTCCGCTTGTTTCGATAA
- the inpp5e gene encoding phosphatidylinositol polyphosphate 5-phosphatase type IV — MSENGESIPFNPTDLSSGEPACKANTVLRVDSSTDISNKDELIDVNKPNDGPRLLQDEHKDIKLSPYLPRPPSQPKHIGLAMGGRNMSYEEKVRGRRLRNSQESLTDPGETGSSTDSLKEENSSSPLGLKNGQSPSSRRPLDLLPMETTFRSWSGSFSESDVSPHELCDSKERIKPSRIVLSPLQSTSTYPALNHTVASASLRTTNRIDKDCLDYSAVGRRGRSERLHRNLSDSRLFETMVSDNVSVHSMRSTYSVLNPIRPRDVRNRSFLEGSVLGNGALLGAEELDRYFPERRLGIYIATWNMQGQKELPYNLDDLLLPTDTDFVQDVYVIGVQEGCPDRREWEIRLQETLGPYYVMLYAAAHGVLYLTVFVRRDLIWFCSEVEHATVTTRIISQIKTKGAVGIGFTFFGTSFLFITSHFTSGDSKIYERILDYNKIIEALALPRNLPDTNPYRSTTSDVTTRFDEVFWFGDFNFRLSKTRGEVEAMLNQVVDADMSLLLQHDQLSKEMKEGSIFKGFQEAQIHFTPTYKFDIGCDVYDTTTKQRTPSYTDRILYRNRHADDIKVVKYTSCSAIKTSDHRPVVGLFQVKLRPGRDNIPLGAGQFDRGLYLEGIRRRITRELKKREATMKNQNSSTVCTIS, encoded by the exons ATGAGTGAAAATGGAGAAAGCATCCCATTTAACCCCACTGATCTCAGTTCAGGTGAACCAGCCTGCAAAGCTAATACTGTCCTTAGGGTAGATTCAAGTACAGACATCAGCAACAAAGATGAATTGATAGATGTCAACAAGCCCAATGATGGACCCAGACTACTTCAGGATGAACACAAGGACATCAAGCTTAGTCCATATCTGCCACGGCCTCCCTCGCAGCCGAAACACATTGGATTGGCGATGGGAGGTAGAAACATGTCATACGAGGAGAAGGTCAGAGGGAGAAGACTGAGAAACAGCCAGGAGAGTCTCACAGACCCGGGTGAGACGGGATCTTCCACCGATTCTCTTAAAGAAGAAAACTCAAGCAGTCCATTGGGTTTGAAGAATGGACAAAGTCCTTCATCTAGACGCCCACTTGATCTTCTGCCCATGGAGACGACGTTCAGGAGTTGGTCTGGTAGCTTCTCAGAGAGTGACGTGTCCCCACATGAGCTTTGTGATTCGAAAGAACGCATAAAACCGTCCCGAATAGTCCTTTCTCCATTGCAGTCCACCAGCACGTATCCTGCTCTGAATCACACAGTAGCCTCTGCGAGCCTAAGAACAACTAATCGGATTGACAAGGATTGCTTGGATTACAGTGCAGTGGGGAGAAGGGGACGGTCGGAGAGACTTCATAGGAACCTGAGCGATAGCCGGCTTTTTGAGACCATGGTGTCGGACAATGTCTCTGTCCACTCTATGAGGTCCACGTATAGTGTGCTGAACCCCATCAGACCCAGGGATGTGAGGAACAG GAGCTTTCTGGAGGGCAGTGTTCTGGGAAACGGTGCTTTGTTGGGAGCAGAAGAGCTGGATCGCTATTTCCCAGAGAGACGGCTTGGCATCTACATCGCCACATGGAACATGCAGGGACAGAAG GAGCTTCCATACAATCTTGATGATCTGTTACTTCCAACCGACACAGACTTTGTACAAGATGTTTATGTTATTGGCGTTCAGGAAGGTTGTCCAGACAG GAGAGAATGGGAGATCCGTCTTCAGGAGACTCTTGGCCCGTATTACGTGATGCTGTACGCAGCTGCTCACGGTGTGCTCTACCTCACTGTTTTCGTTCGACGGGACCTCATATGGTTTTGTTCAG AGGTAGAACATGCCACAGTCACCACCCGAATTATATCCCAGATCAAGACTAAAGGAGCTGTGGGTATCGGCTTCACTTTCTTCGGGACATCCTTCCTTTTCATCACGTCTCATTTTACCT CTGGAGATTCTAAAATATATGAAAGAATCTTAGACTACAACAAGATCATCGAAGCTTTGGCTCTCCCTAGAAATCTCCCTGACACCAACCCTTACCGCTCCACGACCT CCGACGTCACGACACGTTTCGATGAAGTCTTCTGGTTCGGAGACTTTAACTTTCGCTTGAGTAAAACCAGAGGAGAGGTTGAAGCCATGTTGAATCAGGTTGTTGATGCAGACATGAGCTTGCTATTACAACACGACCAGCTGTCTAAAGAGATGAAAGAAG GTTCCATTTTCAAAGGGTTTCAGGAAGCACAGATTCACTTTACTCCTACTTACAAGTTTGACATTGGTTGTGACGTCTACGACACTACTACAAAACAGAGGACACCCTCTTACACT GACCGAATTCTTTATCGAAACAGACACGCAGATGACATTAAGGTGGTCAAGTATACATCTTGCTCGGCTATTAAGACATCAGACCACCGCCCAGTCGTTGGCTTGTTTCAGGTCAAGCTTCGTCCTGGTCGAGATAA CATTCCTTTGGGTGCCGGACAGTTCGACAGGGGTCTGTATTTAGAGGGAATCAGGAGGAGAATCACCAGAGAGCTGAAGAAGAGAGAGGCAACCATGAAAAACCAGAACAGCAGCACTGTTTGCACAATATCCTGA
- the ptrh1 gene encoding peptidyl-tRNA hydrolase, protein MMSNATVQGKVWAVLTQSFKLPMAFVRWMITKLVNPLLMSIPSSRKMAGEVIVGKNRRKMVVGLGNPGMHGSRHSVGMAVLTKLAEHLGASDSWRSDRQVSGEIIVTENQDIHLVLLRPKLLMNVNGVSVAKAASKFSIQPENILLIHDELDKPLGKFGIKHGGSARGHNGVRSCVDCLQTDVTPRLRIGIGRPSGKTSVDRHVLGRFSQEEQKVLDSVMQQSLDVLLTFIRDSQPQSSPAEGSKASRKRKERTLSLQQGTTTEQNQN, encoded by the exons ATGATGAGTAACGCAACAGTTCAAGGCAAAGTCTGGGCTGTTTTAACTCAATCCTTTAAATTGCCAATGGCTTTCGTAAGGTGGATGATAACAAAACTTGTAAACCCACTGTTGATGAGCATTCCTTCGTCTCGGAAAATGGCTGGGGAAGTAATAGTTGGCAAGAATAGAAGGAAAATG GTTGTAGGACTGGGAAACCCAGGCATGCATGGCTCTCGACATAGTGTCGGTATGGCTGTGCTCACAAAACTAGCTGAACATCTGGGAGCATCAGACAGCTGGAGATCAGACAGACAGGTGTCAGGGGAGATCATTGTAACCGAAAATCAAGACATTCATTTGGTTCTACTTCGGCCCAAGTTGCTCATGAACGTCAATGGCGTTAGCGTGGCGAAAGCGG caagCAAATTTTCAATTCAACCCGAAAATATACTCTTGATTCATGATGAGCTTGACAAACCGCTAGGAAAGTTTGGCATAAAACATGGTGGAAGTGCAAG GGGTCACAATGGTGTGAGGTCATGTGTGGACTGTCTTCAAACTGAT GTGACGCCGCGGTTGCGCATCGGAATCGGACGACCCTCGGGTAAAACGTCTGTCGACCGTCACGTTTTGGGACGTTTTTCACAAGAGGAGCAGAAAGTGCTGGACTCAGTCATGCAGCAGAGTTTGGATGTTCTACTGACATTTATCAGAGACTCGCAACCCCAAAGTTCTCCAGCAGAGGGAAGCAAAGCATCACGCAAGAGAAAAGAAAGGACACTTTCATTACAACAGGGCACCACAACAGAACAAAATCAAAACTGA
- the tor2a gene encoding prosalusin yields MGLHSEAIATMIFTLLLIYYTSLCAGFEMKTIYCTLSDSCDCDFKPDIKGLEWDLFKNLYGQHMVQDIVSEAVVNFLQDENPERPLVLSFHGASGTGKSLVSSMVGRHIYGTAMGSPYIHQYVPTLHFPSADRVQQYRSDLKKWVEGNLTACARSIFIFDEMEKMPPGVIDVLEPHLGPFHVLFQTNYRKAIYIFISTIGQDVINKLALESQKAGRDREEIRPEELDELIADAAYNTSNSGFYKSRIITKKLITRFVPFLPLRQRHVVRCAQRELCQRGECRRVDVASSVGGAMIYMPQDSPYFSSTGCKLVPAKVNLFL; encoded by the exons ATGGGGCTGCACTCGGAAGCAATCGCTACCATGATATTTACACTTTTGTTGATTTATTACACGTCCTTATGTGCCGGTTTTGAGATGAAGACTATTTATTGTACATTATCTGACAGCTGCGACTGTGATTTTAAGCCAGATATAAAGG GGTTAGAGTGGGACCTTTTTAAAAACCTTTATGGTCAACATATGGTTCAGGACATTGTTTCGGAAGCAGTGGTGAATTTTTTACAGGATGAAAACCCGGAGAGACCACTGGTGCTGTCTTTTCACGGAGCATCTGGGACTGGGAAGAGTCTGGTCAGCTCTATGGTTGGTCGGCATATCTATGGAACCGCTATGGGCAGTCCATACATCCATCAATATGTTCCCACATTACACTTTCCATCAGCTGACCGGGTCCAACAATACAGG TCAGATCTGAAGAAATGGGTGGAGGGAAACCTAACAGCTTGTGCTCGatcgattttcatttttgatgaGATGGAAAAGATGCCACCCGGAGTGATTGATGTTTTAGAGCCACATTTAGGCCCCTTTCATGTACTTTTTCAGACAAACTACCGCAAGGCGATTTATATCTTCATAAG CACTATAGGTCAGGACGTCATTAATAAACTTGCATTGGAGAGCCAAAAAGCAGGAAGAGATCGAGAGGAAATTCGTCCTGAAGAGCTGGATGAGCTCATAGCTGATGCTGCGTACAATACCAGTAACA GTGGATTTTACAAATCCAGAATTATTACAAAAAAACTTATTACCCGTTTCGTGCCTTTCCTACCCCTTCGACAACGGCACGTCGTGCGCTGCGCCCAAAGGGAGCTCTGCCAGCGTGGAGAGTGTCGTCGTGTAGATGTGGCATCGTCAGTAGGGGGCGCCATGATTTACATGCCACAGGACAGCCCATACTTCTCCAGCACTGGGTGCAAATTAGTGCCGGCTAAAGTGAACCTGTTCCTTTGA